In one window of Juglans regia cultivar Chandler chromosome 3, Walnut 2.0, whole genome shotgun sequence DNA:
- the LOC109006921 gene encoding coatomer subunit zeta-1-like, producing MESCPSIKNILLLDSEGKRVAVKYYSDDWPTNSAKEAFEKAVFTKTQKTNARTEAEIGMFENNIVVYKFVQDLHFFVTGGEDENELILATVLQGFFDAVGLLLRGNVDKKEALENLDLILLCLDEIVDGGIILETDANVIAGKVASNSIDAGAPLSEQTISQALATAREHLTRSLLK from the exons ATG GAGTCATGCCCttccataaaaaatatcctGCTTTTGGATTCTGAAGGGAAACGTGTCGCTGTTAAGTATTACTCAGATGACTGGCCCACAAATAGTGCAAAGGAAGCATTTGAGAAAGCTGTATTTACCAAGACCCAAAAGACAAATGCACGGACAGAAG CGGAGATAGGAATGTTTGAGAACAACATCGTTGTTTACAAGTTTGTTCAAGACCTTCACTTTTTTGTTACTGGGGGCGAAGATGAAAACGAGCTCATCTTAGCCACTGTTCTTCAGGGATTTTTTGATGCAGTTGGCCTTCTTCTCAG AGGTAATGTGGACAAGAAGGAGGCACTAGAAAACTTGGATCTCATTCTGTTATGCCTCGATGAGATTGTTGATGGCGG TATTATTCTTGAGACAGATGCAAATGTCATAGCAGGGAAGGTTGCAAGTAATAGCATAGATGCTGGAGCTCCTTTGTCTGAGCAG acaATAAGTCAAGCATTAGCCACCGCACGTGAACATCTAACAAGATCCCTTCTTAAGtaa